In Candidatus Zixiibacteriota bacterium, one genomic interval encodes:
- the rpmA gene encoding 50S ribosomal protein L27 yields the protein MAHKKGVGSSRNGRDSNGQRRGVKAFSGQQVTAGSIIIRQCGTKIHPGENVGMGKDYTLFSLIDGVVKFERKDKKRKQVSVSSN from the coding sequence ATGGCTCATAAAAAAGGTGTCGGGTCATCCCGAAACGGCAGAGATTCCAACGGCCAGCGCCGTGGAGTCAAGGCTTTCTCCGGACAGCAAGTCACCGCCGGCTCGATCATCATACGCCAGTGTGGCACAAAGATTCACCCGGGTGAAAACGTCGGTATGGGCAAAGACTATACATTGTTTTCACTGATCGACGGTGTCGTGAAATTCGAGCGCAAAGACAAGAAGCGCAAGCAGGTTTCGGTTTCCTCGAACTAA
- the coaD gene encoding pantetheine-phosphate adenylyltransferase produces MKGTFRKAIYPGSFDPITNGHVDIAMRAASLFDEVIVAVSHNPKKKYLFTEEERLQMTLESFSKNGKIKVISFSGLIADLAESEKAVAIVRGLRAVSDFEHEFQMALMNRKMSRKTETVFLMTSFRYVYLSSSIIKDAAEHGGKYEDLVPEAVARMLKQKYSREV; encoded by the coding sequence ATGAAAGGCACCTTCAGAAAAGCGATTTACCCGGGGAGTTTCGATCCGATAACAAACGGCCATGTCGATATCGCCATGCGCGCGGCCAGCCTGTTTGACGAGGTTATTGTAGCGGTATCGCACAATCCCAAGAAGAAATACCTGTTTACCGAAGAAGAACGTCTTCAGATGACACTCGAGTCATTTTCAAAAAACGGCAAAATCAAAGTTATCAGTTTTTCCGGCCTGATCGCCGACCTGGCCGAAAGTGAGAAAGCGGTGGCGATCGTGAGGGGTTTACGGGCGGTATCTGACTTCGAACATGAATTCCAGATGGCTTTGATGAACCGTAAGATGTCGCGCAAGACGGAGACCGTCTTTCTGATGACCTCATTCAGGTATGTCTATCTCTCTTCGAGCATTATTAAGGATGCGGCCGAGCATGGCGGAAAGTACGAGGACCTGGTCCCGGAGGCAGTCGCCAGGATGCTTAAGCAAAAATACAGCCGTGAAGTTTAA
- a CDS encoding ATP-binding cassette domain-containing protein: MEIGDNKNSGQSKRDKSPAILEASGLRKRFVTSEGELEILRGIDLNVAEGEMISIVGSSGAGKSTLLYLLGGLDSPSEGCVAYGDDDLADMNENRLARFRNENIGFVYQFHYLLSEFSALENVMMPLLISGYNRKQAEQRAYNILNKVNLKDRVNHRPGKLSGGEQQRVAVARALVNSPRIVFADEPSGNLDENTSSELHQLLKDINRDTRTTFLIATHNRALAETTDKKYILSAGILSKE; encoded by the coding sequence ATGGAAATTGGCGACAATAAAAATAGTGGACAGTCGAAACGCGACAAAAGCCCGGCCATCCTCGAAGCAAGCGGGCTCCGAAAACGTTTCGTAACATCTGAGGGAGAGCTTGAGATCCTGCGGGGTATCGATTTGAATGTGGCCGAGGGCGAAATGATCTCGATCGTGGGAAGCTCCGGTGCCGGAAAGAGCACCCTGCTCTATCTTCTGGGCGGCCTGGATTCACCTTCCGAGGGATGTGTAGCTTACGGCGACGATGACCTGGCAGATATGAACGAAAACAGGCTGGCACGTTTCAGAAATGAGAATATCGGCTTTGTATATCAGTTCCATTATCTTCTGTCCGAATTCAGCGCTCTCGAAAATGTCATGATGCCCTTGTTAATATCCGGGTATAACCGGAAACAAGCGGAACAACGTGCGTATAATATATTGAATAAGGTGAATTTAAAAGATCGAGTAAATCATCGCCCGGGTAAACTCTCGGGCGGAGAACAACAAAGGGTTGCGGTCGCTCGTGCCCTGGTGAACTCTCCCAGGATTGTATTTGCGGACGAACCGAGTGGGAATCTGGACGAAAACACTTCCTCCGAGCTTCATCAGCTTCTGAAAGATATCAACCGGGACACGCGGACAACATTTTTAATTGCAACTCATAATAGAGCTTTGGCGGAAACTACCGATAAAAAATATATACTGTCCGCCGGGATTTTAAGCAAAGAGTAG
- a CDS encoding M28 family peptidase, protein MTAMAKPFGWIFLVGIICLSACGNQVPQFDSQQSYQYILDQTDLGPRVPGTEAHGKAVTMFIEHFRNCGAEVFIDSSTFTDTIKNLTLPIRNVVARFYPDADKRIMLGAHYDSRPMCDRDPDPKNHDKPVLGANDGASGVAVFMELANILAGHEPEIGVDLVLFDLEDWGRDGHLDYFCIGSKHYAQQIKVSTYEFVIVIDMIGDADQKIYKEQYSVQRSRPIVNKVWDLAEELGIETFQPQVGYAVYDDHLPFMFIGIPSIVVIDFDYPYWHTVQDTPDKCSPESLGNVGKILVALLFGG, encoded by the coding sequence ATGACAGCGATGGCTAAGCCTTTCGGCTGGATATTCCTGGTCGGAATAATCTGCCTTTCGGCCTGCGGAAACCAGGTACCGCAATTCGATTCCCAGCAGTCTTATCAATACATTCTTGATCAAACTGACCTGGGACCGCGTGTACCCGGCACCGAGGCCCACGGCAAAGCTGTAACGATGTTCATCGAGCATTTCCGCAACTGTGGTGCAGAGGTATTCATCGACAGTTCGACTTTCACCGACACGATCAAGAATCTGACTCTGCCGATCAGAAATGTTGTGGCTCGATTTTATCCTGATGCAGACAAGCGGATCATGCTCGGTGCTCATTACGATTCCAGGCCGATGTGCGACCGGGATCCCGACCCGAAAAACCATGACAAGCCCGTCCTGGGCGCAAACGACGGTGCTTCCGGTGTGGCGGTTTTCATGGAATTAGCCAACATCCTCGCAGGCCACGAACCTGAAATCGGCGTCGATCTGGTGCTTTTTGATCTCGAGGACTGGGGGCGCGACGGTCACCTGGATTACTTCTGTATCGGCTCCAAGCACTATGCTCAGCAAATCAAGGTCAGCACTTATGAATTCGTGATAGTAATCGACATGATCGGCGACGCCGACCAGAAGATATATAAAGAGCAGTATTCAGTGCAGAGATCCCGTCCGATTGTCAACAAGGTCTGGGATCTGGCTGAAGAACTTGGTATCGAAACCTTCCAGCCCCAGGTCGGCTACGCGGTCTACGACGATCACCTGCCTTTCATGTTCATCGGTATACCCTCGATCGTGGTAATAGATTTCGATTATCCGTACTGGCATACGGTTCAGGACACCCCGGACAAATGCAGTCCCGAATCGCTGGGCAATGTGGGCAAAATTTTAGTTGCCCTGCTGTTTGGCGGTTAG
- a CDS encoding AAA domain-containing protein — protein sequence MNEMFTELARKAIEYARDEATRLRHDYIGTEHLLLGLIRLGEGLSVEIITNIGLDLADLKQSIEDVVQPSGGTMTMGQLPLTARAKKTLEVSGQEARALKSKDIDTEHILLALLKDEEGVAAQVLSMYDITYQEAYEELKNIQSGKPSSFAKKRKKSKTPALDHFGRDLTELARRSKLDPIIGRDDEIERVTQILSRRKKNNPVLIGEPGVGKTAIAEGLAQKIVAGKVPQTLENKRLVTLDMASLVAGTKYRGQFEERLKSVMNEIINSQDVVIFIDELHTIVGAGGAEGSLDASNIFKPALSRGELQCIGATTLNEYRKYIEKDGALERRFQTVMVEQPTTEESIQILMGLRQKYEDHHKIKISDEAVEMSVKLSDRYITGKFQPDKALDIIDEAGSRAHLSTYTKPKEFSEIESEIEEIASRKEDAVKNQEFEKAAHLRDELKNKREELEKMKSDWEEEREKQMIVLKGEDIAQVVAKITGIPLFRLEEKESKRLLRMEEEVSKKIIGQDEAIQAIAKAIRRARAGLGDPRRPIGSFVFLGPTGVGKTELSRELANFMFEDANALIRIDMSEYMEKFAVSRLIGAPPGYVGYEEGGQLTEKVRRHPYSVVLLDEIEKAHPDVFNILLQLFDDGCLTDSFGRRVDFRNTIIIMTSNIGTRKIRDGKSLGFAQEQVDDNHDNMKKKVLEELRKIFNPELLNRIDNTIIFHSLTKDHIKEIIEIRLVEVSQRLAEKGISFSLTDSAREFLADKGYDKVYGARPVNRAIQTYLEDPLAEEILRGQYAGDCEVAVDFREGDEGLSFKTETKPEKSESESKNTVSEKI from the coding sequence ATGAATGAGATGTTCACCGAACTGGCCCGAAAGGCTATCGAGTATGCCCGCGACGAAGCAACTCGTCTGCGGCATGATTACATCGGTACGGAACATCTTTTGTTGGGACTGATCCGCCTGGGTGAAGGGTTATCGGTTGAGATCATAACCAATATCGGACTCGATCTGGCGGACCTCAAACAGTCCATCGAGGATGTCGTTCAGCCTTCCGGAGGCACGATGACTATGGGACAGCTTCCCCTGACTGCTCGTGCCAAAAAGACCCTCGAGGTCTCAGGGCAGGAAGCCCGTGCTCTGAAATCGAAAGATATCGACACTGAACATATACTTCTGGCGCTTCTTAAAGATGAAGAAGGTGTGGCCGCGCAGGTGCTGTCTATGTACGACATCACCTACCAGGAAGCTTATGAAGAGCTCAAGAACATCCAGTCCGGCAAGCCTTCCAGTTTCGCCAAGAAACGCAAAAAATCAAAGACTCCGGCCCTGGATCATTTTGGACGCGACCTGACCGAACTGGCCCGTCGTTCCAAACTCGACCCGATCATCGGCCGTGATGACGAGATCGAGCGAGTGACCCAGATCCTTTCGAGACGTAAAAAGAACAACCCGGTCCTGATCGGCGAACCCGGCGTCGGCAAAACAGCTATCGCCGAGGGGCTGGCCCAGAAGATCGTAGCAGGCAAGGTTCCCCAGACACTGGAGAACAAACGCCTGGTGACTCTGGATATGGCCTCACTGGTGGCCGGCACCAAATACCGCGGGCAGTTCGAGGAACGTCTCAAATCGGTCATGAATGAAATTATCAACAGCCAGGATGTGGTGATTTTCATTGATGAGTTGCATACAATCGTCGGCGCCGGCGGTGCGGAAGGTTCTCTGGATGCTTCCAATATTTTCAAGCCCGCCCTCTCGCGCGGTGAACTGCAGTGCATCGGCGCTACCACCCTGAATGAATACAGGAAATATATCGAAAAGGACGGCGCTCTCGAGAGGCGTTTCCAGACCGTGATGGTCGAACAGCCGACCACCGAGGAATCGATTCAGATCCTGATGGGTCTCAGACAGAAATACGAAGATCATCACAAGATCAAGATTTCCGATGAAGCAGTCGAAATGTCAGTCAAACTGTCCGACCGATATATTACCGGCAAATTCCAGCCGGATAAAGCTCTGGACATTATCGACGAGGCCGGAAGCCGGGCTCATCTGTCGACCTATACCAAGCCCAAGGAATTCTCCGAAATCGAAAGCGAAATCGAGGAAATCGCTTCCCGCAAGGAAGACGCTGTTAAAAACCAGGAATTCGAGAAGGCGGCTCATTTGCGCGACGAACTGAAAAACAAGCGCGAGGAGCTGGAAAAAATGAAATCCGACTGGGAAGAAGAGCGCGAAAAACAGATGATCGTGCTCAAAGGCGAGGATATCGCCCAGGTGGTCGCCAAGATCACCGGCATCCCGCTCTTCCGTCTGGAGGAAAAAGAATCCAAGCGTCTTCTGCGCATGGAAGAGGAAGTCTCGAAAAAGATCATCGGTCAGGACGAGGCGATCCAGGCTATTGCCAAGGCAATCCGCCGTGCCCGTGCCGGTCTGGGCGATCCCAGGCGACCGATCGGATCATTCGTGTTTCTGGGTCCGACAGGTGTCGGTAAGACCGAGCTCTCGCGCGAATTGGCCAATTTCATGTTCGAGGATGCCAATGCGCTGATCCGTATTGATATGTCCGAATACATGGAAAAATTCGCGGTTTCACGACTGATCGGTGCTCCTCCGGGGTATGTCGGCTATGAAGAAGGCGGTCAGCTGACCGAAAAAGTCCGCCGTCATCCCTACTCGGTGGTCCTTCTGGACGAAATCGAAAAAGCCCATCCGGATGTGTTTAACATCCTGCTTCAGCTTTTCGACGATGGTTGCCTGACCGATTCATTCGGCCGCCGGGTAGATTTCCGCAACACGATTATTATCATGACTTCCAATATCGGTACACGCAAGATCCGCGACGGCAAATCACTTGGATTTGCCCAGGAACAGGTCGATGATAATCATGATAACATGAAAAAGAAGGTCCTGGAAGAGCTCCGTAAGATTTTCAATCCGGAGCTTCTGAATCGTATCGACAATACGATTATCTTCCATTCACTTACCAAGGATCATATCAAGGAAATCATCGAAATCCGCCTGGTCGAGGTTTCACAGCGTCTGGCCGAGAAAGGTATTTCCTTCTCGCTGACCGACTCGGCTCGCGAATTTCTGGCCGACAAGGGCTATGACAAGGTCTATGGCGCTCGCCCGGTCAACCGTGCCATCCAGACCTATCTCGAAGACCCCCTGGCCGAGGAGATTCTGCGCGGACAGTACGCCGGTGATTGCGAGGTCGCTGTCGATTTCCGTGAAGGCGATGAGGGACTTTCGTTTAAGACGGAAACCAAACCTGAAAAATCCGAATCCGAAAGCAAAAATACAGTTTCGGAGAAAATATAG
- the lysS gene encoding lysine--tRNA ligase gives MAEDQQKKLSDILEARRYKLEQIRELGINPFPYRFEKDTDSSYVFENFEELEKSEKKMSLAGRIITTRVMGKAAFSHIQDERGKIQIYVKKDVVGDDVFKLYKLTDIGDIIGVTGPAFKTRTGEITIQVEKLAVLSKALRPLPEKWHGLKDIETRYRQRYLDLIANPEIKDLFRKRSALIRAIRNFLDAEGFLEVETPVLQPLYGGASARPFTTFHNALSTELFLRIADELYLKRLIIGGYEKVYEVCKDFRNEGIDRAHNPEFTMVEFYMAYADYHDIMRLFRRLLLTVVREVFDKTEFEFGDYKFDFDSEWEVLPILDSIKKYTGMDIASMSTEEIIASCEKLGIEIEKDRGRPKIIDDIFTEKVQPELIQPTFITDHPIEMSPLAKLHRDNSKLTERFELFVAGSEVANAFSELNDPDDQRDRFMMQQQFSKLGDDEAHTLDEDFLRAMEYGMPPTGGLGVGIDRLFMLLTGQTNIREVILFPQLKPE, from the coding sequence ATGGCAGAAGATCAACAGAAAAAGCTGTCCGATATACTGGAAGCCAGACGGTATAAGCTCGAACAGATCCGCGAGCTGGGCATAAACCCTTTTCCCTACCGTTTCGAAAAAGATACAGATTCGAGTTATGTTTTCGAGAATTTCGAGGAGCTGGAAAAATCAGAAAAGAAAATGTCTTTAGCCGGCAGGATCATCACCACTCGCGTGATGGGCAAGGCGGCCTTCAGCCATATTCAGGATGAGCGCGGTAAAATCCAGATCTATGTCAAAAAAGATGTAGTCGGCGACGACGTTTTCAAGCTCTATAAACTGACTGATATCGGTGATATAATCGGCGTTACCGGTCCCGCCTTTAAAACCCGCACCGGCGAGATTACAATCCAGGTCGAAAAGTTAGCGGTTCTGAGCAAGGCCCTGCGACCGCTACCTGAAAAATGGCATGGCCTCAAGGATATCGAGACTCGTTATCGGCAGAGATACCTCGATCTGATTGCCAATCCGGAGATAAAAGATCTCTTTCGCAAACGCAGTGCTCTGATCCGAGCGATCCGCAATTTCCTGGATGCGGAGGGTTTTCTGGAGGTCGAGACACCGGTTTTGCAACCTCTCTATGGGGGAGCATCTGCGCGCCCCTTTACGACTTTCCATAACGCCCTCAGCACTGAGTTGTTTTTGCGAATTGCCGATGAGCTCTATCTGAAAAGGCTCATAATCGGGGGCTATGAAAAAGTCTACGAGGTTTGCAAGGACTTCCGAAATGAAGGTATTGACCGCGCCCACAATCCGGAATTCACTATGGTCGAATTTTATATGGCCTATGCCGATTATCACGATATCATGAGACTTTTCCGCCGCCTGCTTTTGACTGTGGTGCGGGAGGTCTTCGACAAGACCGAGTTCGAGTTCGGCGATTACAAGTTCGATTTCGACAGCGAGTGGGAGGTCCTCCCGATTTTGGACTCGATCAAAAAGTATACCGGCATGGATATAGCCAGTATGTCCACTGAGGAAATCATCGCATCCTGCGAAAAACTTGGAATCGAAATCGAAAAGGATCGCGGCCGACCGAAAATCATCGATGACATCTTTACCGAAAAAGTTCAGCCGGAGCTGATTCAGCCGACATTTATCACCGATCATCCGATCGAGATGTCACCTCTGGCAAAGCTCCACCGCGATAACTCCAAATTGACTGAACGTTTCGAACTGTTCGTGGCAGGTTCGGAAGTCGCCAACGCTTTCTCGGAATTGAATGATCCCGATGACCAGCGCGACCGTTTCATGATGCAGCAGCAGTTCTCGAAACTCGGCGATGACGAGGCACATACCCTGGATGAAGATTTCCTGCGTGCGATGGAGTACGGCATGCCCCCTACCGGCGGTCTGGGGGTTGGAATCGACCGGTTGTTCATGCTTTTGACCGGGCAGACCAATATTCGGGAAGTGATCCTCTTCCCTCAGTTGAAACCGGAATGA
- a CDS encoding FtsX-like permease family protein, whose amino-acid sequence MGFEFFIARRYLKSKKRERFISLLTFLSIGGVALGVAVVIFVNSMMNGFETEVKSRIGGTISHITVYGYNNSGIKDYGELIEEIESTSGIVGAMPLVVGKGAVGSEYETDGVIIRGVDPRRLGRVSSLRENMIRGKFVFKSGGNLPGAVLGSGLARRLKVGLKDTVFTASLKGKSLSLGMSDIKITRFIVNGVFETGMYDYDDHFIFVSIPEAQKIFKLKDQFRRSKSKLLAFANPLLEPLANHYLEPADHLKPADPVTAIQVKVTDPAKVISISERLDQKIGMFYAVRNWVESHANLFYWMKWEKILLTLALLLIVAVATFNIISTLVMVVQEKQPEIAILKTIGANPGSIVKIFMSIGLISGLSGTAFGAVIGYLMCWVQSTFRIIALPGDIYFLSFLPIEMRLTDFVTICVAAVLLSFLATLYPAFRAGRLYPLEIIRYQ is encoded by the coding sequence ATGGGCTTTGAATTTTTCATAGCACGGCGATACCTGAAGTCGAAAAAAAGGGAGCGCTTCATTTCACTTCTGACTTTCCTCTCGATCGGGGGAGTCGCTCTCGGCGTAGCTGTGGTGATATTCGTCAATTCGATGATGAACGGTTTCGAGACCGAAGTCAAATCCCGTATTGGCGGAACAATATCTCACATCACTGTTTACGGCTACAATAACAGCGGTATTAAAGATTATGGCGAATTGATCGAGGAAATCGAATCCACCTCCGGGATCGTCGGGGCAATGCCCCTGGTGGTCGGAAAAGGCGCGGTCGGCTCGGAATATGAGACCGACGGCGTGATTATCAGAGGAGTAGATCCCCGCAGACTCGGCCGGGTCTCGAGCCTGCGCGAGAACATGATCCGCGGAAAATTTGTGTTCAAATCCGGCGGAAACCTGCCCGGGGCGGTATTGGGAAGCGGTCTGGCACGCCGGCTCAAAGTGGGTTTGAAGGATACCGTCTTCACCGCCAGCCTGAAGGGCAAAAGTCTATCTCTCGGTATGAGCGATATAAAGATAACGCGTTTTATCGTCAACGGCGTGTTTGAGACGGGGATGTATGATTACGACGATCACTTCATCTTCGTTTCGATCCCGGAAGCACAAAAGATATTCAAACTCAAAGATCAGTTCCGGCGTTCAAAAAGCAAACTGCTGGCATTCGCAAATCCACTTCTTGAACCTCTGGCCAATCACTACCTGGAACCTGCGGACCATCTCAAACCCGCTGACCCGGTCACTGCGATTCAGGTGAAAGTTACTGACCCGGCTAAGGTCATCAGTATTTCGGAGCGTCTCGACCAGAAAATCGGGATGTTTTATGCGGTCCGCAACTGGGTCGAATCACACGCTAACTTGTTCTACTGGATGAAATGGGAGAAGATACTTTTGACACTGGCGTTGCTTTTGATCGTAGCCGTAGCGACTTTTAACATCATCTCCACACTGGTGATGGTGGTTCAGGAGAAACAGCCGGAGATAGCAATTTTGAAGACGATCGGGGCAAATCCCGGCTCGATCGTAAAGATCTTCATGTCGATCGGGCTGATATCCGGGTTGAGCGGAACAGCGTTTGGCGCGGTAATTGGCTATTTGATGTGCTGGGTTCAGTCCACTTTCAGGATCATCGCGCTTCCGGGTGATATCTATTTTCTCAGTTTTTTGCCGATCGAGATGAGGCTGACGGATTTCGTAACGATATGTGTGGCGGCTGTTTTGCTGTCATTTCTGGCAACTTTATACCCGGCTTTCCGCGCGGGACGGTTGTATCCCTTAGAAATTATTCGCTACCAATAG
- a CDS encoding protein arginine kinase — MFEGMTEKTASWLKADGNDSAIVVSSRVRLARNIQNMMYPARSSPEESENVREFVRTALEKASILNVGEFYKSEEISSLDRKFLIERHLISPEFFTDRLSRALYITDSEDTSVMVNEEDHLRIQALASGMDIQKAMSIAESIDHRLGDTLAYDYDSDYGFLTSCPTNCGTGMRASILIHLPGLVLTREIDKVIEQITKLGLAVRGFYGEGTEVLGNLFQISNQTTLGRTENDILESIQQITRQMIEHEENARKVLVRDAPDEIKDKIWRAYGILKHARVLTSEETMNLLSAVRLGMALGVLDMIPLTLLNEILVLAQPAHILKKYGTDLSSSERDAKRAELIRGKLAELK; from the coding sequence ATGTTTGAAGGGATGACAGAAAAAACCGCATCGTGGCTGAAGGCCGATGGCAATGACAGTGCCATCGTTGTCTCGAGCCGGGTAAGACTGGCGCGCAACATCCAGAATATGATGTATCCTGCCCGGAGCAGTCCGGAGGAATCAGAAAATGTCAGAGAATTTGTGCGGACGGCGCTCGAAAAAGCCAGCATCCTCAATGTTGGGGAGTTTTACAAATCCGAGGAAATTTCCAGTCTGGATCGTAAGTTTCTGATCGAAAGACACCTGATTTCCCCCGAATTTTTTACCGACCGGCTTTCACGCGCGCTCTATATCACTGACAGCGAAGATACCAGCGTGATGGTCAACGAAGAGGATCACCTGCGTATCCAGGCGCTGGCCTCGGGAATGGATATCCAGAAAGCGATGTCTATTGCGGAAAGTATCGACCACAGGCTGGGCGATACACTGGCCTACGACTACGATTCCGACTACGGCTTTCTGACATCCTGCCCGACCAACTGCGGTACCGGTATGCGGGCTTCGATTCTGATTCATCTGCCCGGCCTGGTGCTGACCCGCGAGATTGACAAGGTCATCGAACAGATCACAAAACTCGGTCTGGCGGTCCGCGGATTTTATGGCGAAGGAACAGAAGTGCTCGGAAACCTGTTCCAGATATCGAACCAGACGACTTTGGGTCGAACCGAGAACGATATACTCGAATCGATTCAGCAGATAACTCGTCAGATGATTGAACATGAAGAAAACGCCCGGAAAGTCCTCGTCAGGGACGCTCCGGATGAGATTAAAGATAAAATCTGGCGTGCATATGGGATCCTAAAGCATGCCAGGGTGTTAACATCTGAGGAAACTATGAACCTGCTTTCGGCCGTTCGACTGGGAATGGCCCTGGGGGTTCTGGATATGATTCCTCTGACACTTTTAAATGAAATACTTGTGTTAGCACAGCCAGCACATATATTGAAGAAGTACGGCACGGATTTGTCATCATCGGAAAGAGATGCAAAACGTGCGGAATTGATAAGAGGAAAGCTGGCAGAGCTTAAGTAG